One genomic region from Streptomyces sp. Li-HN-5-11 encodes:
- a CDS encoding CHAT domain-containing protein, translating to MPRSALLEIQPYHFHRDPASGLPDWWVWSLRGPAAESCRIQHTRVWLADPAELADLYKLPSRISGLREAGGGGLPEIEEQVRAAGERIARIALSETANHLRALAPVVVRLQLPEQLAEFEALPWELALVDGLPLALHGVVFVRGAPPASRAPTASRAPTASRAPTASRASTTRPPVAEPALPPYLRMLALFSLPQTTAPVDLGAHRTALRAELLDVVAGVPDGDLPLELRTRQFGVSRNTLEHTLAEPEGWDVVHLVAHGLPGILSLERDDGTTDPVRTSDLLTLLARARHRTRLVFLSACWSGGQLLEQNGDLGKVGLPPSGAADHAAVNEHASTAADRGSALTSLASAVAAHLDCAVVAMRFPVGNDFARAFSVRLYGHLLRHGHTLPDALRNALRETVADGELDEHRYPLLCAATPMLYGSAALTLRMPDRRLHGGALRHLPRDGTGALPARPRSFMGRLREMTAASGALAPLSGVRGAVLHGEAGMGATTCASLLAHDHREVFDALLWHPRPAWSEAVVPPLADPFADFLRHAMIHLPGLVGVRRELPWAELSARLAAERVLVVLDAADVAAGRDSRFAELVEAFVAVDGPGRILLTSRTELPGIAADLPRVPLTPLPADVMEQMLRTLPLLGALRRQGGVVPVQVLRRTGGNPGLLLDAERSAGDTATMKDWLRNHPPRNT from the coding sequence ATGCCGCGATCGGCTCTGCTCGAGATACAGCCGTACCACTTCCACCGTGACCCGGCGAGCGGTCTGCCGGACTGGTGGGTCTGGTCGCTGAGAGGGCCGGCGGCGGAGAGCTGTCGCATCCAGCACACACGGGTGTGGCTCGCCGACCCGGCGGAACTGGCGGACCTGTACAAGCTCCCCAGCCGCATCTCCGGACTGCGCGAAGCCGGAGGCGGTGGCCTCCCGGAGATCGAGGAGCAGGTGCGGGCCGCGGGGGAGCGGATCGCACGGATCGCGCTGTCGGAGACGGCGAACCACCTCAGGGCGCTCGCGCCGGTCGTCGTGCGACTGCAACTCCCCGAGCAGCTGGCCGAGTTCGAGGCCCTGCCCTGGGAACTGGCCCTGGTCGACGGCCTGCCACTCGCACTGCACGGAGTGGTGTTCGTACGCGGCGCCCCGCCGGCGTCCCGTGCCCCCACGGCGTCCCGTGCCCCCACGGCGTCCCGTGCCCCCACGGCGTCCCGTGCTTCGACGACGCGACCGCCCGTTGCCGAGCCTGCCCTGCCGCCGTACCTGCGCATGCTCGCGCTGTTCAGCCTGCCGCAGACCACAGCCCCCGTGGACCTCGGCGCGCACCGCACCGCTCTGCGAGCCGAGTTGCTGGATGTGGTGGCCGGCGTCCCGGACGGCGACCTGCCTCTGGAACTGCGCACCCGGCAGTTCGGGGTGAGCCGGAACACGCTGGAGCACACACTGGCCGAGCCGGAGGGCTGGGACGTCGTCCACCTCGTCGCCCACGGCCTGCCCGGGATCCTGAGCCTGGAGCGCGACGACGGTACGACGGACCCGGTGCGCACGAGCGACCTGCTGACGCTGCTGGCCCGGGCACGGCACCGCACACGCCTGGTGTTCCTGTCCGCCTGCTGGTCGGGTGGCCAACTACTCGAACAGAATGGAGACTTGGGGAAAGTCGGCCTCCCGCCTTCGGGCGCCGCGGACCACGCGGCCGTGAACGAACACGCCAGCACGGCGGCGGACCGGGGCTCCGCACTCACCTCGCTGGCCTCCGCCGTGGCCGCCCACCTGGACTGCGCGGTCGTCGCCATGCGCTTCCCCGTGGGCAACGACTTCGCCCGTGCCTTCTCCGTCCGGCTGTACGGCCATCTGCTCCGGCACGGTCACACACTTCCCGATGCCCTGCGCAACGCCCTGCGGGAAACCGTCGCCGACGGTGAACTGGACGAGCACCGCTACCCGTTGCTGTGCGCGGCGACTCCCATGCTGTACGGTTCCGCCGCCCTGACCCTCCGGATGCCCGACCGCCGCCTGCACGGTGGCGCCCTGCGTCACCTGCCCCGGGACGGCACCGGAGCGCTGCCCGCCCGGCCGCGCTCCTTCATGGGACGGCTGCGGGAGATGACCGCCGCGAGCGGCGCGCTCGCCCCGCTGAGCGGTGTACGTGGTGCGGTCCTGCACGGCGAGGCGGGCATGGGCGCGACGACGTGTGCGTCACTGCTCGCGCATGATCACCGTGAGGTGTTCGACGCTCTCCTGTGGCATCCGCGACCGGCCTGGTCCGAGGCGGTCGTTCCTCCCTTGGCGGATCCCTTCGCCGACTTCCTGCGGCACGCGATGATTCACCTGCCCGGGCTCGTCGGCGTTCGCCGTGAACTCCCCTGGGCCGAGCTGAGCGCACGGTTGGCGGCCGAACGCGTTCTCGTCGTCCTGGACGCCGCCGATGTGGCCGCCGGCCGCGACTCCCGGTTCGCCGAACTCGTGGAGGCGTTTGTCGCGGTGGACGGCCCGGGCAGAATTCTGCTGACCTCGCGCACGGAACTGCCGGGCATCGCCGCGGACCTGCCGCGCGTGCCGCTGACGCCGCTGCCCGCCGACGTGATGGAGCAGATGCTGCGCACCCTGCCCCTGCTCGGTGCGCTCCGGCGCCAGGGAGGCGTCGTGCCCGTTCAGGTGTTGCGCCGGACGGGGGGAAATCCCGGACTGCTGCTGGACGCCGAGCGCAGCGCCGGCGACACGGCGACGATGAAGGACTGGCTGCGCAATCATCCGCCCCGGAATACGTAG
- a CDS encoding universal stress protein, translated as MVVGVDGSPSSYAALRWAVRYAQLVGGVVEAIHAWDTPSFIGWSGPVVDPDFDLQQARERFSQELHDVFADGRPASLEGHLVEGDPSEVLIQASEGAELLVVGSRGRGGFARAMLGSVSQRCAQHAACPVVVIRQEHDPGTP; from the coding sequence GTGGTCGTGGGTGTGGACGGTTCGCCGTCCTCCTACGCGGCGCTGCGCTGGGCGGTGCGGTACGCGCAGCTCGTCGGAGGTGTCGTGGAGGCGATCCACGCCTGGGACACGCCGTCCTTCATCGGCTGGAGCGGGCCGGTCGTCGACCCCGACTTCGATCTCCAGCAGGCCCGGGAGCGCTTCTCGCAGGAGCTGCACGACGTCTTCGCGGACGGGCGCCCCGCCTCCCTGGAGGGGCACCTCGTCGAGGGCGACCCGTCCGAGGTGCTGATCCAGGCCTCCGAGGGAGCGGAACTCCTCGTCGTCGGTAGCCGCGGCCGCGGCGGCTTCGCCCGTGCGATGCTCGGCTCCGTCAGCCAGCGCTGCGCCCAGCACGCGGCCTGCCCGGTCGTCGTGATCCGCCAGGAGCACGACCCCGGGACACCGTGA